GGTTGCAGAGGGGGGGCGCTTGCTGATACCGGTTGGTTCAACGGAGAGTCAAAAAATGTATTTATTAAAAAAAATAAACGGAGAGTGGGCAACATTTGTTTTGTCGGATTGCCGGTTTGTAAAGCTGATTGGGAAGGAAGGGTGGAAGGGTGAATAGAAGAGAGAGGCAGAGAGGCAAAGAAGCAAGAAGCAGAGAGGCAAGAAGCAGAGAAAAAAGAGTTATTTCTTTGCTTCTCTGCTTCTTTGTTTCTTGCTTCTTATTCAGTTGCGCCACATCCTATGATGCCCATGGCGTTTTTCATAAAGTGCGCAAAGGAGAAAATCTTCTCTGGATTGCAAAATCTTATGGCGTTGATTTGCAGGATTTGGCCGAGGAAAACAATGTGCAGAATGTGGATCATGCTTTAACCCCCGGAGAAAAACTCTACATTCCACCACGACGCGAGCGCCGTTATAAAAAATTGCCTTTTGAAGAAAAAATTGCAAAAAATATCGAAAAGAAACCAGCAAAGAAAAAAGGGAAAGAAATTTCGACAAAAATTTATACCGATCACACGCGTTTTAAATGGCCTGTGGATGGATCAGTGATTTCCCCATTTGGTGTGCGCCATGGGAGAAGGCATGACGGTGTGGACATCAAAGCGGTGACCGGCACTCCCATACATGTGGCAGATGCCGGTACGGTTGTTTATGCGGGTTCCATGCACGGTTATGGCAATTTAATTCTGATACGTCACCGTGATGATTTTTTTACGGCCTATGCGCATAATCAAAAAAATAATGTAAAAGAGGGACAAAAAATAAAACGGGGACAAGTCATTGGGTTGGTGGGAAGAACCGGCAGGGCAACGGGTTCCCATTTGCATTTTGAAGTAAGAGAAGGGGAGAAGGCTAGAAATCCTCTTTTCTTTTTGCCCGTCAACTAAATCAAGACTATGGACAATGGACCATTGACTATAGACTAAAAACAAAAAGCAGTTATTCTATGGTCCATAGTCCATGGTCCTTCCAAGGAGAAGACAATGAGCATTGCAAAATTGATTAAAAGTAAAATCCGGGATGTGCCCGATTTTCCAAAGCCGGGTATTTTGTTCAAAGACATTACGCCGCTTTTACAAGATAGACATCTCTTTGCGCAAATTATTGACACTTTGGGAGAACGTTATCTCGACAAAAAAATCGACACTATTGTTG
This genomic interval from Deltaproteobacteria bacterium contains the following:
- a CDS encoding peptidoglycan DD-metalloendopeptidase family protein; this translates as MNRRERQRGKEARSREARSREKRVISLLLCFFVSCFLFSCATSYDAHGVFHKVRKGENLLWIAKSYGVDLQDLAEENNVQNVDHALTPGEKLYIPPRRERRYKKLPFEEKIAKNIEKKPAKKKGKEISTKIYTDHTRFKWPVDGSVISPFGVRHGRRHDGVDIKAVTGTPIHVADAGTVVYAGSMHGYGNLILIRHRDDFFTAYAHNQKNNVKEGQKIKRGQVIGLVGRTGRATGSHLHFEVREGEKARNPLFFLPVN